The Mytilus trossulus isolate FHL-02 chromosome 3, PNRI_Mtr1.1.1.hap1, whole genome shotgun sequence genome contains a region encoding:
- the LOC134710017 gene encoding zinc finger FYVE domain-containing protein 1-like, translating to MTSVKKFRTRTSKRFCAEKLCCRSESTVATFHCDDCGSDQCEDCCETIHSTNVSFELHDKNVIKGPHHSELCQISKILPSKICIDENFADLWCEVCCINFCNYCFEVFHKLSSRKTHRKISFKEHKLREQQKAEETLHMNIQSVPLPMNIQPLALSPVSDDDSLTYISFPQEESNIAMINTTQVQSVNIIPDLCVNTNDDDIINTLAESMIESEYDEIASFMLLDDQEQLKVSNEEDFLSKLECDSNDLVKVVSIFGNTGDGKSFTLNHTFFGGKEVFETSAQQKSCTIGVWAAYDSKSKTIVIDTEGMLGLTSNQNQRSRLLLKVLAVSDIIIYRTRAERLHTDMFQFLCDASATYYKYFSTELQEMAKRIGKTLADLTPAVIVFHETVNTQILSGKHSADSQLWDRFSQLDCKFHFKDLHYVGVQTKRPPTDFTPLKTVLETLLGDKTNRASKQPNVIYCTLKNLNDRFSGHLDRPEIGTFPDQIFSCPVRCLSCQESCIKCMNHCAESDGHETEKRCTYQHQYQNKVFLCKTCLLAGKHNVVVPKTSESTDNVWMGLAKYVWTGEVLECPKCGVIYRSRERWYGNKNMEDIVSVEVRHVWPDGYKNLQGTSNAARKVIDSMQYIADSVTSVSQKPTKMISDWMTDQIAPDYWVPNSQITNCKKCQKELDNEQKHHCRACGEGFCDDCSSKKRLIPERGWNFLVRVCDDCYSLENSTEIPGGREPQVTARKVGEVLSSAISVVGSTVIYPVGMLKDSARPTYWTPDEHITKCCVCETPFGPKLKIHHCRACGEGVCHDCSPDKRPVPLRGWDYPVRVCQKCFQKKDKV from the exons ATGACAAGTGTCAAAAAGTTTAGAACAAGGACTTCAAAACGTTTTTGTGCAGAGAAATTGTGTTGCAGATCAGAATCAACTGTTGCTACTTTTCATTGTGATGACTGTGGCTCAGACCAGTGTGAAGACTGTTGTGAAACAATACATTCAACCAATGTCAGTTTTGAATTACATGATAAAAATGTGATTAAAGGTCCTCATCATTCAGAACTATGTCAAATTTCTAAAATACTACCATCTAAAATATGTATAGATGAAAATTTTGCTGATTTATGGTGCGAAGTGTGTTGCATAAACTTCTGCAATTATTGTTTTGAGGTTTTTCACAAGCTGTCATCTCGAAAAACAcatagaaaaatatcatttaaagagCATAAACTTCGGGAACAACAGAAGGCAGAAGAAACACTACACATGAACATCCAGTCAGTGCCCCTGCCTATGAACATTCAGCCTTTGGCATTGTCCCCAGTCTCAGATGATGATTCATTGACCTACATTTCTTTTCCCCAAGAAGAGTCAAACATAGCAATGATTAACACAACACAGGTGCAGTCTGTTAATATTATACCAGATCTATGCGTCAATACAAATGATGACGATATCATTAATACTTTGGCGGAGAGCATGATTGAAAGTGAATATGATGAAATAGCAAGCTTCATGTTGCTTGATGATCAAGAACAGTTGAAG gTATCCAATGAAGAAGACTTTTTGAGCAAGCTTGAATGTGACAGTAATGATTTAGTAAAAGTTGTATCAATATTTGGAAACACAGGTGATGGAAAGTCATTTACCCTTAATCATACATTCTTTGGAGGGAAGGAGGTGTTTGAGACATCTGCTCAACAGAAATCATGCACTATTGGTGTGTGGGCAGCATACGACTCAAAGAGTAAAACAATCGTCATAGATACAGAAGGAATGTTAGGATTGACATCCAATCAGAATCAACGATCTAGACTTTTACTCAAAGTTTTGGCAGTATCAGATATTATTATATATCGTACACGAGCAGAAAGACTTCATACAGACATGTTTCAGTTTCTTTGTGATGCTTCAGCGACATATTATAAATACTTCTCTACCGAACTCCAGGAAATGGCTAAAAGAATTGGCAAGACTCTGGCTGACTTGACACCAGCAGTTATTGTCTTTCATGAAACTGTCAACACACAAATTTTATcag GAAAACATTCCGCAGACAGTCAGCTTTGGGATCGATTTAGTCAGCTGGattgtaaatttcatttcaaagatTTACATTATGTTGGTGTTCAGACAAAAAGACCACCAACTGACTTCACACCGTTGAAGACAGTCTTAGAAACTTTGCTGGGAGATAAAACAAACAGAGCTTCTAAACAACCAAATGTTATCTACTGTACACTTAAG AATTTAAATGATAGATTTAGTGGTCACTTAGACAGACCTGAGATAGGAACTTTTCCTGATCAGATATTTTCCTGTCCTGTAAGGTGCTTGTCTTGCCA AGAGAGCTGTATTAAATGTATGAACCATTGTGCTGAGAGTGATGGCCATGAAACAGAAAAGAGATGTACATACCAACACCAGTATCAGAACAAAGTCTTTTTATGCAAG ACCTGTTTATTGGCTGGTAAACATAATGTTGTAGTACCTAAGACATCAGAATCAACAGATAATGTCTGGATGGGACTGGCTAAATATGTATGGACGGG agAAGTTTTAGAGTGCCCCAAGTGTGGAGTTATCTACAGGAGTAGAGAACGTTGGTATGGTAACAAGAATATGGAGGACATTGTTTCTGTAGAAGTCAGACATGTCTGGCCTGAT GGTTACAAAAATCTACAGGGAACCAGTAATGCTGCCAGAAAAGTTATTGATAGCATGCAATACATTGCTGATTCAGTTACCAGTGTCAGTCAGAAACCAACTAAAATGatttctgattggatgacagaCCAGATAGCTCCTGACTACTGGGTTCCTAATTCACAGATAACA aattgtaAAAAATGTCAGAAGGAACTTGATAATGAACAGAAGCATCACTGCCGTGCATGTGGTGAAGGATTTTGTGATGACTGCTCATCAAAGAAACGACTAATACCAGAGAGAGGCTGGAATTTCCTTGTTCGTGTATGTGATGATTGTTACAGTTTAGAAAACTCAACAG AAATCCCTGGTGGAAGGGAGCCACAAGTTACTGCCAGAAAAGTTGGTGAGGTGCTGTCATCTGCTATCAGTGTTGTTGGTTCTACTGTAATCTATCCAGTAG GTATGTTAAAGGATTCAGCTAGACCAACCTACTGGACTCCAGATGAACATATTACTAAATGCTGTGTTTGTGAAACACCATTTGGACCTAAATTGAAAATACACCATTGTCGAGCTTGTGGAGAGGGTGTGTGCCATGATTGCTCACCAGACAAACGTCCTGTTCCTCTCAGAGGATGGGATTATCCTGTCAGAGTGTGTCAGAAATGCTTTCAGAAGAAAGATAAAGTGTAA